The following is a genomic window from uncultured Campylobacter sp..
AGCAAAAAGGAACTCATTTGAGGTTTGCAGCAGAGCTTTTAAGCAAGAGCGAGCAAGCGCAGATCGCGGAGTTTTGCGCACGCAATAATCTACCTAAATTTCAAATTTCAAATTTAGCTCTAGCGCTTGCTGCGATGAAATTTTTAAATTTGAAATTTGAAATTTCGCAGCTACCGCCTCTAAATTTACGCGGCAGGATGGAAGTTTTGGCGCCAAATTTACGCGTGGATGTAGGGCACAACGAGCTTGCGGCACAGCAAGTAGCCCGCGAAATTACCGAAATCTACGGGGGCAGAAAGATCGTGCTGATTTACAACGCTTTTGCCGATAAGGACGTAGCTGCGGTGCTGCGAGCTTTAGCACCCGTGGTAGAGCGCGTGGAGATCTTTAGCTACGAGGTTGCGGATCGCGAAATGGCAGCAGAGGCGATAACCCGCGCGCTTGACGCACTTAAAATTCCGCATTCGCCGTTTTGCGGCGAGCTTAAAGTGGACGAGGAGTATTTGGTTTTCGGCTCGTTTCATTTGGTAGAAAATTTTATTTTATGGCTTGAGGCGCGCCGTGGCTAAAACTAAACTTACCCTAAGCGATCACTTTGGCACCAAGACGCTGTATTTCGGCGAAAATTTTAGATTTCAGCTTAAAATTTTATCCGCGTTTTTTATAATTTTTCTGCTTGTTTTGTTTTTTGCGATATTTAAACTCGCGAGTGACCGTTCAAATTTAAAGGAGCTAAACAAAACCCTATACGCCGAAAATCTCGCGCTAAAAGAGCAAAATATCGCGCTTGAGAGCAAAAACGAGGAGGTGCTTGCCAAGCTTGACGGACGCGAAGACGATGGAGGTGGGCTGGATAGTGATATCCAGGTAATGCTTGCGATGAATGAGATGAAAAAGGAGCGCAAAAAGGGCTCCGGCGCGCATATCGCAGCTAGCGAAAAAACGGCGAGCGCGATTCTTAGCGCTGTGCCTAATGGACTTCCGATGCAGTATCGCGGCGTAACTAGCCCTTTTGGGATGCGTACTCATCCAATCAGCGGCGTTATGAGGATGCACCACGGCATCGACTTGCGAGCGAGCGAGGGCACTCCGGTGTTTGCGACGGCAGAGGGCTTCGTGCAGTTTGCAGGCAGCAGTGGCAGCGGATATGGAATTTTAGTGATTTTATCGCACAATTACGGCTTTGAGACCCGCTACGGCCACCTTAGCTCCGCGGTCGTAACGCCCGGTTCTTGGGTTAAAAAGGGTGATCTTATCGGCTATAGCGGCAACACCGGCTACAGCACCGGTCCACACCTGCATTACGAAGTTAGGTTTTTGGCTCAAAGCGTTGATCCTGCAAATTTTATGAGCTGGAACGCGCAGAATTTCAAAAATATCTCGACCTTGGAGCCTAACGTATCGTGGCAGGAGATCGCAAATGTCGTGCAGCACCAGATCGAAAGGTTTAAATAATGCAAGCCGAGGTTTACGAATACTTTTTGCAAAACCAAAAAGAGCTTTTGATCTGTGAGGACGATAAAGAGGCTGCGGCGTGCGAGCAAGTGCTTAAATTTATGGGCTACGCGGCTTTTTGCCTGCCCGATTTTAGAGCGAGCTTCGGCGAGGATCTGCGCAGCTACATGGGCGAGCTAGCGGGCATCAGCACCGCTCTTAGCGCGTTTTACAAAGCAAGCGGCAAAAAAATTTTAATCTCGCCGGTTCGCACGATCCTAAATAAGCTCCCCGCCGCAAGCCATCTGCGCCCGTTAAATATAAAATTTGGTGATGAGTTAAACTTAAGCGAGCTGAAAGAGGAAATTTTGCGCCTTGGATACGACGTACGCGACATCGTCGAAAGCATGGGCGAGGTGAGCTTCCGTGGCGAGATCATCGATATTTTTTCGGTAGGAAGCGAAAGCGCGGTTAGAATTCTGTTCGACGGAGAGACGGTCGAGAGTATCAGGCGCTTTGACGTCGCGACGCAAAAAAGCGAAAAAGATGAGCTTGCGCAAGCCGAGATAGCGCCGTTTTTAGCAAATTTAAGCGAGGACGAGTTTGAGAGCGTGAGCGAAAAGATATCGCGCGCGGATAGCGACGCGCTAGCGCGCGATCTGGGCTCGCTCGGGTTTTGGTTCATCGAGGGCTTCGTCGATTACGTGAGCGCGTTTGATTGCGTCTTGCTGCATGAGATCAAAAAGGATGAAATTTTTTCCGAACGCAATTTGGATTTTTTAGACGCGATCGAGGTACTGCCCGCGGCGCGTAAATTTAAAGACCTCGCCGTGACGCCGTCGCAGGAATTTTTTGAATTTCACCGCAGCGAGGCTATCACGCTGATCGCGCGAAACGACGCTCTGCTCGCGCCGTTTGATCTTGGCGGATTTAGCAATATCGAAATTTTACGCGAGGATTTCGTCGTAAATTTAATAAGCGCCGAGCGGATCATCCTTTCGCTAAACAAAGCGTCGCCTAAAAAGCGCGTAAGAAGATCGAGCCTAGCTCTGGATGAGCTAAACGTGGGCGATTTTGTCGTGCACGAAGATCACGGTATCGCTAAATTTAACGGGCTTGAGCTCATCGAGGTGATGGGGCGCAGCAAGGAGTTCGTATCCCTGCTCTACGAGGACGGCGACAAACTGCTGCTGCCGGTCGAGTATCTAAATAAGATCGACCGCTACGTCGCAAGCGGCGGCGCGGTAAGCTTGGATCATCTGGGCAGAGCGAGCTTTTCAAAAATCAAAGAGCGAGTGCGCGAAAAGCTCTTTGCGATCGCTTCAAAGATCATCGCACTGGCTGCCAAGCGCGAGCTGGTGCGAGGGCTCGTCATCAAAAATGAAAGCGCGGATTATGCGAAATTTTTAAGCGCGAGCGGCTTTAGCTACACGAGCGATCAGCAAAAGGCTGTGAGCGCGATTTTGGCGGATCTGCAAAGCGGCAAGGTGATGGACCGCTTACTTAGCGGCGACGTGGGCTTTGGAAAGACCGAGGTTGCGATGAATGCGATCTTTGCCTGCATCCGAAGTGGGCATTCGGTACTGTTTTTCGTGCCTACGACGCTGCTTAGCTCTCAGCATTACGCCACGCTTAGCGAGCGCTTTAAGGAGTTTGAAATTCCTGTTTTCAAGCTCGACCGCTTCAGTAGCGCGAGGCAAAAAAGTGAAATTTTAAAGCGCCTGCAAAGCGGCGAGGCGATCGTCGTGGTCGGTACGCACTCGCTTTTAAATTTAAACCCCGCAAATTTGGGCCTCATAATCATCGATGAGGAGCATAAATTCGGCGTTAAGCAAAAGGAGCGGCTCAAAGAGAAAAGCGCCGCCTCGCACCTACTTAGTATGTCCGCGACACCGATACCGCGCAGTCTGAATATGGCGTTAAGCTCGATTAAAAGCTACTCCACGCTGCTTAGCCCGCCGCAGGATCGCCTCGACGTGCGCACCTTCGTCAAGCAATGGGACGAAAAGATCATAAAAGAGGCGATCTCGCGCGAGCTGCGACGCGGCGGGCAGATTTTTTACGTCCACAACCACATCGCGACGATGCAAAGCGCCAAAAAGAAGCTGCTTGAAATTTTGCCGAGCCTTAAAATTTTAATTTTGCACTCCAAGATCGACGCTAAAACTACGGAGGATGAAATTTTAAAATTTGTGGCGGGCGGATACGATCTGCTGCTTTGTACCAGCATCGTAGAAAGCGGCATTCATATGCCGCGCGTAAATACGATCATCGTCGAAAATGCGGATAAATTCGGTATCGCCGATCTGCATCAGCTGCGCGGTCGCGTCGGGCGCAGCAACAAACAGGGCTTTTGCTATTTTTTGATCGAGGATAAAACCGCTCTTACGCAGGACGCGCTAAAGCGGCTCGTAGCGCTTGAGAGCAACTCGTTTTTGGGTAGCGGCTCGGTACTGGCGTATCACGATCTTGAAATTCGCGGCGGCGGAAACCTGCTCGGAGAGGCGCAGAGCGGGCATATCGAAGCGATCGGCTACTCGCTTTATCTAAAGATGCTCGAAGAGGAGATCGGCAAGCTGCTAAGCAGAAAGAGCGCCGCTGCAAGCGTGGAGCTTAAAATTTCCGTAAACGCCTTTTTGAACTCGGAATTTATCAGAGAGGATCTCCTGCGCCTAGATCTTTACAGGCGGCTTAGCAAGTGCGCAGAGGCGAGCGAAGTGCTTGAAATTTTCGGCGAGATCGAGGATCGCTTCGGGCGCGCGGACGTCTACACCAAGCAATTTATCGACGTGATGATGATTAAGGTTTTGGCTACGAAGCTTGGCTTGCGCGTGATTTCGAGCATGGACGAAAATATCTTGATCACCCTTGCAAACGGTGATAAGGTGCGATTAAAGGCACAGACGCGCGATGATGACGACGTGATAAGCGAAATTTTGATCTATCTGCGAAGGGAGCTAAAAAATGCGAACTTGCGATGAAAATATCAAAAAAAGCGCGAGCAAAAGTAGAAGCGAAGAGTTAAATTTGGACTCGGCGAGCGGTTTAAATTTAGCGCCTCAAGCCGTCCTAAAAAGCGCGCAAAGCGGCTCTAGCGAGCAAATTTATTTCAGCGATTTTGGCGCGATTGATTGGCGCGCTGTGCAGGTCGCCGCTTTTCGCGCGAATAAAAAGGCGCTAAAGATCGTCCGTGATATCGATTTCACGGGTATTGACGCGCTTGTGGGGCTAGAGAGCCAAAAATCGGCTCTTATAAAAAATACGGACGCCTTCCTGCGCGGCGCGAGTGCCAATCACGCGCTACTATGGGGCGAGAGCGGCTGCGGCAAATCAAGCCTTGCGAAGGCGGTTTTTTATAAATTTATCCCGCAAGGCCTTAAGATCATCGAGATCGGTAGGGACGATCTGGGTTATCTCGTGGATATAATCGACGCGATCCGCGAAACAAGCTTTAAATTTATCATCTTTTGCGATGATTTGAGCTTTGAGCTCGGCGAGAGCGGCTACAAGCACCTAAAGCCTCTGCTAGAGGGCTCGCTGGAGCGCGCGCCGCGCAACGTGCTGATGTATGCGACGTCCAATCGCCGCCACATCGTAGGCGAATGCGCAAGCGATAACGACGCTGCGCAGATCAGCCGCGGCGAGCTGCACCTAAGCGACGCGGCGAACGAGCGAATCAGCCTGAGCGAGCGCTTCGGGTTGCAGCTAAGCTTCTACGGCGGGAGCATGCGGGAGTATTTGGGGATCGTAGATGCCTATTTTGCGGCTGCGCAAGGTATGAGTGCGGCGGAATTTCGCTTGAGCTTTGCTGCAAATTTAGACGCGCTGCACGCAAAGGCGCGTGAGTTTGCGATGCTTCGCGCAAGTTGTAGCGGCCGCGCGGCAAAGCAGTTTTTCCTGAGCTTTGGCGAGGAATTTTTTGCAAATTTAAAAGGCGGCGGCAGATGAATACGGCGCGCGAATTTAAATTTGGCGTAAATTTTATCGTCGTGCTAGATCGCACGCAAAAAATCGCCGCCGCCGCGCGAAATTTTAAAAACGCTGCCAGAAATTTCGGAGGCGCGAAATGAGCGCGACCGAGCTTTTTATCGCGCTTTTTCGCGTCGTGAAAATCAAGGATTTTCGCTGGTGGCCCGGGTTTGGAAGCTTTGAGGTGGTCGTGGGGGCGATTTTGATCCAAAATACAGCGTGGCGCAATGCCG
Proteins encoded in this region:
- a CDS encoding M23 family metallopeptidase, giving the protein MAKTKLTLSDHFGTKTLYFGENFRFQLKILSAFFIIFLLVLFFAIFKLASDRSNLKELNKTLYAENLALKEQNIALESKNEEVLAKLDGREDDGGGLDSDIQVMLAMNEMKKERKKGSGAHIAASEKTASAILSAVPNGLPMQYRGVTSPFGMRTHPISGVMRMHHGIDLRASEGTPVFATAEGFVQFAGSSGSGYGILVILSHNYGFETRYGHLSSAVVTPGSWVKKGDLIGYSGNTGYSTGPHLHYEVRFLAQSVDPANFMSWNAQNFKNISTLEPNVSWQEIANVVQHQIERFK
- a CDS encoding CarD family transcriptional regulator, coding for MQAEVYEYFLQNQKELLICEDDKEAAACEQVLKFMGYAAFCLPDFRASFGEDLRSYMGELAGISTALSAFYKASGKKILISPVRTILNKLPAASHLRPLNIKFGDELNLSELKEEILRLGYDVRDIVESMGEVSFRGEIIDIFSVGSESAVRILFDGETVESIRRFDVATQKSEKDELAQAEIAPFLANLSEDEFESVSEKISRADSDALARDLGSLGFWFIEGFVDYVSAFDCVLLHEIKKDEIFSERNLDFLDAIEVLPAARKFKDLAVTPSQEFFEFHRSEAITLIARNDALLAPFDLGGFSNIEILREDFVVNLISAERIILSLNKASPKKRVRRSSLALDELNVGDFVVHEDHGIAKFNGLELIEVMGRSKEFVSLLYEDGDKLLLPVEYLNKIDRYVASGGAVSLDHLGRASFSKIKERVREKLFAIASKIIALAAKRELVRGLVIKNESADYAKFLSASGFSYTSDQQKAVSAILADLQSGKVMDRLLSGDVGFGKTEVAMNAIFACIRSGHSVLFFVPTTLLSSQHYATLSERFKEFEIPVFKLDRFSSARQKSEILKRLQSGEAIVVVGTHSLLNLNPANLGLIIIDEEHKFGVKQKERLKEKSAASHLLSMSATPIPRSLNMALSSIKSYSTLLSPPQDRLDVRTFVKQWDEKIIKEAISRELRRGGQIFYVHNHIATMQSAKKKLLEILPSLKILILHSKIDAKTTEDEILKFVAGGYDLLLCTSIVESGIHMPRVNTIIVENADKFGIADLHQLRGRVGRSNKQGFCYFLIEDKTALTQDALKRLVALESNSFLGSGSVLAYHDLEIRGGGNLLGEAQSGHIEAIGYSLYLKMLEEEIGKLLSRKSAAASVELKISVNAFLNSEFIREDLLRLDLYRRLSKCAEASEVLEIFGEIEDRFGRADVYTKQFIDVMMIKVLATKLGLRVISSMDENILITLANGDKVRLKAQTRDDDDVISEILIYLRRELKNANLR
- a CDS encoding ATP-binding protein, with the translated sequence MRTCDENIKKSASKSRSEELNLDSASGLNLAPQAVLKSAQSGSSEQIYFSDFGAIDWRAVQVAAFRANKKALKIVRDIDFTGIDALVGLESQKSALIKNTDAFLRGASANHALLWGESGCGKSSLAKAVFYKFIPQGLKIIEIGRDDLGYLVDIIDAIRETSFKFIIFCDDLSFELGESGYKHLKPLLEGSLERAPRNVLMYATSNRRHIVGECASDNDAAQISRGELHLSDAANERISLSERFGLQLSFYGGSMREYLGIVDAYFAAAQGMSAAEFRLSFAANLDALHAKAREFAMLRASCSGRAAKQFFLSFGEEFFANLKGGGR